A window of Cryptomeria japonica chromosome 3, Sugi_1.0, whole genome shotgun sequence contains these coding sequences:
- the LOC131038956 gene encoding uncharacterized protein LOC131038956 isoform X1 — protein sequence MQLSIAGRIILHSMTPLDICNSRWRINGRGRFVKEGAVTLQDSRRYQFCHILSSLNDSFRYMQQSMENQWERKVCEGRGSHAARLEKNHAHGIQRVFSQSCLSRPFLECEISSIIATHQGHVVGLSNGLENLDWSKIFQVAVDSATRLVAIVFGDAR from the exons ATGCAACTTTCAATAGCGGGAAGGATCATACTTCATTCAATGACTCCTTTAGATATCTGCAACAGTCGATGGAGAATCAATGGGAGAGGAAGGTTTGTGAAGGAAGGGGCAGTCACGCTGCAAGACTCGAGAAGGTACCAATTTTGCCACATACTCTCATCATTGAATGACTCCTTTAGATATATGCAACAGTCGATGGAGAATCAATGGGAGAGGAAGGTTTGTGAAGGAAGGGGCAGTCACGCTGCAAGACTCGAGAAG AACCATGCACATGGGATCCAACGGGTATTCTCCCAATCTTGTTTATCACGACCTTTCCTCGAGTGTGAAATTTCATCAATAATAG CCACTCATCAAGGACACGTTGTTGGTCTCTCGAATGGTCTTGAAAATCTAGATTGGAGTAAAATATTTCAAGTTGCAGTTGATAGTGCCACGAGGTTG GTTGCAATAGTTTTTGGAGATGCTCGTTGA
- the LOC131038956 gene encoding uncharacterized protein LOC131038956 isoform X4 → MQLSIAGRIILHSMTPLDICNSRWRINGRGRFVKEGAVTLQDSRRYQFCHILSSLNDSFRYMQQSMENQWERKVCEGRGSHAARLEKVKSGTLFDNILVSDNPEYAKKLAEEIWGKNKDASQSCNKVAIVFGDAR, encoded by the exons ATGCAACTTTCAATAGCGGGAAGGATCATACTTCATTCAATGACTCCTTTAGATATCTGCAACAGTCGATGGAGAATCAATGGGAGAGGAAGGTTTGTGAAGGAAGGGGCAGTCACGCTGCAAGACTCGAGAAGGTACCAATTTTGCCACATACTCTCATCATTGAATGACTCCTTTAGATATATGCAACAGTCGATGGAGAATCAATGGGAGAGGAAGGTTTGTGAAGGAAGGGGCAGTCACGCTGCAAGACTCGAGAAG GTCAAATCAGGAAccttatttgataatattttagtTTCCGATAACCCTGAATATGCAAAGAAGTTAGCAGAGGAGATATGGGGCAAAAACAAAGATGCGAGTCAATCTTGTAACaag GTTGCAATAGTTTTTGGAGATGCTCGTTGA
- the LOC131038956 gene encoding uncharacterized protein LOC131038956 isoform X3, translating to MQLSIAGRIILHSMTPLDICNSRWRINGRGRFVKEGAVTLQDSRRYQFCHILSSLNDSFRYMQQSMENQWERKVCEGRGSHAARLEKNHAHGIQRVFSQSCLSRPFLECEISSIIATHQGHVVGLSNGLENLDWSKIFQVAVDSATRLQ from the exons ATGCAACTTTCAATAGCGGGAAGGATCATACTTCATTCAATGACTCCTTTAGATATCTGCAACAGTCGATGGAGAATCAATGGGAGAGGAAGGTTTGTGAAGGAAGGGGCAGTCACGCTGCAAGACTCGAGAAGGTACCAATTTTGCCACATACTCTCATCATTGAATGACTCCTTTAGATATATGCAACAGTCGATGGAGAATCAATGGGAGAGGAAGGTTTGTGAAGGAAGGGGCAGTCACGCTGCAAGACTCGAGAAG AACCATGCACATGGGATCCAACGGGTATTCTCCCAATCTTGTTTATCACGACCTTTCCTCGAGTGTGAAATTTCATCAATAATAG CCACTCATCAAGGACACGTTGTTGGTCTCTCGAATGGTCTTGAAAATCTAGATTGGAGTAAAATATTTCAAGTTGCAGTTGATAGTGCCACGAG GTTGCAATAG
- the LOC131038956 gene encoding uncharacterized protein LOC131038956 isoform X5 yields MQLSIAGRIILHSMTPLDICNSRWRINGRGRFVKEGAVTLQDSRRYQFCHILSSLNDSFRYMQQSMENQWERKVCEGRGSHAARLEKVLYEALIGHRIWRNKLEIEKE; encoded by the exons ATGCAACTTTCAATAGCGGGAAGGATCATACTTCATTCAATGACTCCTTTAGATATCTGCAACAGTCGATGGAGAATCAATGGGAGAGGAAGGTTTGTGAAGGAAGGGGCAGTCACGCTGCAAGACTCGAGAAGGTACCAATTTTGCCACATACTCTCATCATTGAATGACTCCTTTAGATATATGCAACAGTCGATGGAGAATCAATGGGAGAGGAAGGTTTGTGAAGGAAGGGGCAGTCACGCTGCAAGACTCGAGAAG GTTCTCTATGAGGCATTGATTGGACATAGA aTATGGAGAAACAAGCTAGAAATAGAGAAGGAAtga
- the LOC131038956 gene encoding uncharacterized protein LOC131038956 isoform X2, whose translation MQLSIAGRIILHSMTPLDICNSRWRINGRGRFVKEGAVTLQDSRRYQFCHILSSLNDSFRYMQQSMENQWERKVCEGRGSHAARLEKNHAHGIQRVFSQSCLSRPFLECEISSIIATHQGHVVGLSNGLENLDWSKIFQVAVDSATRFSMRH comes from the exons ATGCAACTTTCAATAGCGGGAAGGATCATACTTCATTCAATGACTCCTTTAGATATCTGCAACAGTCGATGGAGAATCAATGGGAGAGGAAGGTTTGTGAAGGAAGGGGCAGTCACGCTGCAAGACTCGAGAAGGTACCAATTTTGCCACATACTCTCATCATTGAATGACTCCTTTAGATATATGCAACAGTCGATGGAGAATCAATGGGAGAGGAAGGTTTGTGAAGGAAGGGGCAGTCACGCTGCAAGACTCGAGAAG AACCATGCACATGGGATCCAACGGGTATTCTCCCAATCTTGTTTATCACGACCTTTCCTCGAGTGTGAAATTTCATCAATAATAG CCACTCATCAAGGACACGTTGTTGGTCTCTCGAATGGTCTTGAAAATCTAGATTGGAGTAAAATATTTCAAGTTGCAGTTGATAGTGCCACGAG GTTCTCTATGAGGCATTGA